The following proteins are co-located in the Diorhabda carinulata isolate Delta chromosome 4, icDioCari1.1, whole genome shotgun sequence genome:
- the LOC130893124 gene encoding solute carrier family 35 member G1 — protein MSENVELQQLVDEELEEEYKIPDSRPCCHCPYLGLILATLSSLFFSLCSVIVKWMTDVHPMALAAYRYLGVLLPAIPIIIYREETVFPKGKRIMLLLRSLTGTVSLVLSFYAFRHMPLADASVIVFSVPVFTGIFARMFLKEPCGLFNVVSVILTLIGVVLITRPPLLLGDTVNSLGDNGQKTEMWGAVAAFSATLFGANAYVLLRALKGIHFSVIMTNFGAFAFVQCFIITILLGALCMPPCGMDRYLIVALAIFSFMGQILLTLALQMEQAGPVAIARSSDIVFAFIWQVIFFNEIPNKFSIGGAMLVLCSVVLIGLRKWVMALPYEAKIRTKLNFLTK, from the coding sequence ATGTCAGAGAACGTAGAACTGCAGCAGCTCGTTGATGAGGAACTCGAAGAGGAGTATAAAATTCCGGATTCAAGACCATGTTGCCATTGCCCCTATCTAGGATTAATCTTAGCAACgttaagttcattatttttttcactatgTTCTGTAATTGTTAAATGGATGACCGACGTGCATCCGATGGCTTTAGCTGCTTACCGTTATTTGGGAGTACTCCTACCAGCAAtaccaataataatttatagagAAGAAACAGTTTTTCCAAAAGGAAAACGTATTATGTTGCTTTTAAGATCATTAACTGGTACAGTATCTTTGGTATTGAGTTTCTATGCATTCCGCCACATGCCTCTCGCAGATGCTTCAGTTATAGTTTTTTCTGTGCCTGTTTTTACAGGTATTTTCGCCAGGATGTTCTTAAAAGAACCCTGTGGGTTATTTAATGTTGTTTCAGTTATACTCACTCTAATTGGAGTTGTTCTGATTACTAGACCTCCCTTATTGTTGGGAGATACTGTGAATTCACTTGGTGATAACGGACAGAAGACTGAAATGTGGGGAGCAGTTGCGGCTTTTTCGGCTACATTATTTGGGGCCAATGCCTATGTTCTATTACGTGCTCTTAAAGGGATACATTTTTCAGTAATCATGACTAATTTTGGAGCTTTCGCTTTCGTTCAGTGTTTTATAATAACTATCTTATTGGGAGCATTGTGCATGCCACCTTGTGGTATGGATAGATATCTTATAGTAGCACTGgcaattttcagttttatgggaCAAATTCTACTAACGTTAGCTTTACAAATGGAGCAGGCTGGTCCTGTTGCTATAGCTAGAAGCAGTGATATTGTTTTTGCTTTCATATGgcaggtaattttttttaatgaaatcccaaacaaattttctatAGGTGGAGCTATGTTAGTTCTGTGCTCGGTAGTATTAATCGGGCTAAGGAAATGGGTTATGGCTTTGCCTTATGAAGCAAAGATAAGAACCAAACTGaattttttgactaaataa